The Elephas maximus indicus isolate mEleMax1 chromosome 19, mEleMax1 primary haplotype, whole genome shotgun sequence genome contains a region encoding:
- the LOC126062982 gene encoding olfactory receptor 1A1-like gives MRKENQSSVLNFILLEITSQQEQEDAFFIPFLFIYPITLIGNLLIILAIRSDVRLNNPMYFFLANLSFVDILFSSVTIPKMLANHLVGSKAISFGGCITQMHFMLALGNTDSYILAAMAYDRAVAISRPLHYTTIMSPKFCILLVVGSWVVANANTLVHILLTASLSFCGNQEVANFYCDISSVLKLSCSDTHFNVEMMYLGVGVFCVPLICIIISYIWVFSTVLRVPSTKGVLKAFSTCGSHLTVVSLYYGTVMGMYFHPLTSHSLKDAVITAMYTAVTPMLNPFIYSLRNRDMKAALGKLFSKRISS, from the coding sequence ATGAGGAAAGAAAACCAGTCCTCTGTCCTGaatttcattcttctggaaattaCCAGCCAACAGGAGCAGGAGGATGCCTTCTTCATCCCCTTCCTGTTTATTTACCCTATCACATTGATTGGAAACCTGCTCATTATCTTAGCCATTCGCTCTGATGTTCGCCTTAACaaccccatgtactttttccttgccaacctCTCCTTTGTTGACATCCTTTTCTCGTCTGTAACCATCCCTAAGATGCTGGCAAACCACCTTGTGGGCAGCAAAGCCATCTCCTTTGGAGGATGCATAACACAGATGCATTTCATGCTTGCTTTGGGTAACACAGATAGCTATATCCTGGCTGCGATGGCGTATGATCGTGCTGTAGCTATCAGCCGCCCTCTCCATTACAcaacaattatgagcccaaagtTTTGCATCTTGCTTGTTGTTGGCTCTTGGGTTGTTGCAAATGCCAATACCCTCGTTCACATTCTGCTCACAGCTAGTCTGTCCTTCTGTGGGAACCAGGAAGTGGCCAACTTCTACTGTGACATTTCCTCTGTGCTCAAGTTGTCCTGTTCTGATACCCACTTTAATGTGGAAATGATGTATCTAGGGGTTGGTGTTTTCTGTGTGCCATTAATATGTATCATTATCTCCTATATCTGGGTTTTTTCCACTGTCCTACGGGTTCCATCCACCAAGGGTGTGCTCAAAGCCTTTTCTACCTGTGGCTCCCACCTCACAGTTGTTTCTTTGTATTATGGGACAGTCATGGGTATGTATTTCCATCCTCTGACCAGTCACAGCCTAAAGGATGCAGTGATAACTGCGATGTACACAGCAGTGACCCCAATGTTAAATCCTTTCATCTATAGTCTGAGAAACCGAGACATGAAGGCTGCCTTGGGGAAACTCTTCAGCAAGAGGATTTCCTCATAA